A genomic region of Tamandua tetradactyla isolate mTamTet1 chromosome 2, mTamTet1.pri, whole genome shotgun sequence contains the following coding sequences:
- the RNF207 gene encoding LOW QUALITY PROTEIN: RING finger protein 207 (The sequence of the model RefSeq protein was modified relative to this genomic sequence to represent the inferred CDS: inserted 2 bases in 1 codon): MSGAIFAPPEGPGALDAASGHPLVCPLCHAQYERPCLLDCFHDFCASCLRGRAADGRLACPLCQHPTVVKGPSGLPPVDRLLQFLVDSSADSTEVVRCANCDLECSKQDAETMYFCNTCGQPLCVRCRDETHRARMFARHDIVALGQRSRDVLQKCPLHAEPYIMFSTDKKSLLCIRCFRDMQGESRAHCVDLESAYVQGCERLEQAVLAVKALQMSTQEAITLLQDLVEEVRLSAAEEEAAIHALFGSMQEKLADRKALLLQAVQSQYEEKDKAFKEQLSHLATLLPTLQVHLVICSSFLSLANKAEFLDLGYELLARLQGVVTRPHRLRPAQSSKIASDHRAEFARCLEPLLGLGPRRAAAVGGGASTLTGGPGPKVLMAPSCPSPGGKVPGSPVQKPSLLRSGSTKALLAQGEATPFSEHCRHYEDSYRRLQAETQSLKDQIQALHRDLTKHHSLIKAEAMDDILHASLQVDAQIASQYASVEGRRTFFQEIWEESYQRVANEQEIYEAQLHDLLQLRQENAYLGTIARQITPYIRSIAKVKERLEPRFQSSVDEQSENPQNMYNDSVNGETQARNDPVGVPXKREKTSEPIGSSWTLTSLTEELLLKSRDHHRHKQKNGGGTPMRKEYPT, translated from the exons ATGTCCGGAGCCATCTTCGCGCCCCCGGAGGGCCCGGGCGCCCTGGATGCCGCGAGCGGCCACCCGCTCGTGTGCCCGTTGTGCCACGCCCAGTACGAGCGCCCGTGCCTCCTGGACTGCTTCCACGACTTCTGCGCCAGCTGCCTGCGCGGCCGCGCCGCCGACGGCCGCCTCGCCTGCCCGCTGTGCCA ACACCCGACCGTGGTGAAGGGCCCCAGCGGGCTCCCGCCGGTGGACCGGCTTCTGCAGTTCCTGGTGGATAGCTCGGCGGACAGCACAGAGGTGGTGCGCTGCGCCAACTGCGACCTGGAGTGCAGCAAGCAG GACGCCGAGACCATGTACTTCTGCAACACGTGCGGGCAGCCGCTGTGCGTGCGCTGCCGCGACGAGACGCACCGTGCGCGCATGTTCGCGCGCCACGACATCGTCGCCCTGGGACAGCGCAGTCGCGACGTGCTCCAGAAGTGCC CGCTGCACGCCGAACCCTACATCATGTTCTCCACCGACAAGAAGTCGCTGTTGTGCATCCGCTGCTTTCGAGATATGCAAGG GGAGAGCCGGGCGCACTGCGTGGACCTGGAATCTGCCTACGTGCAGGGCTGCGAGCGGCTGGAGCAGGCAGTGCTG GCCGTGAAGGCCCTGCAGATGTCCACGCAGGAGGCCATCACACTGCTGCAGGACTTGGTGGAGGAGGTGCGGCTTAGCGCGGCTGAGGAGGAGGCGGCCATCCACGCCCTCTTCGGCAGCATGCAG gagaaactggcagATAGGAAAGCGCTGCTGCTGCAGGCTGTGCAGAG CCAGTATGAAGAGAAGGACAAGGCCTTCAAGGAACAGCTGTCCCACTTGGCCACCCTACTGCCCACCCTGCAG GTTCACCTGGTCATCTGCTCTTCCTTCCTCAGCTTGGCTAACAAGGCCGAGTTCCTGGACCTGGGCTAC GAGCTGCTGGCGAGGCTGCAGGGCGTCGTCACGCGGCCGCATCGCCTGAGGCCCGCGCAGAGCAGCAAG ATCGCCAGCGACCACCGCGCGGAGTTTGCGCGCTGCCTGGAGCCGCTGCTGGGGCTGGGGCCGCGCCGGGCGGCGGCCGTGGGGGGCGGCGCGAGCAC GCTGACCGGGGGCCCAGGCCCCAAGGTGCTGATGGCTCCCAGCTGCCCCTCCCCTGGGGGAAAAGTGCCGGGATCGCCTGTCCAGAAGCCCTCGCTGCTCCGGTCCGGCAGCACCAAGGCCCTGCTGGCCCAGGGCGAGGCCACACCCTTCTCGGAGCACTGCCGCCACTATGAGGACTCCTACCGG AGGCTGCAGGCGGAGACCCAGAGCCTGAAGGACCAGATTCAGGCCTTGCACCGCGACCTCACCAAGCACCACTCGCTCATCAAGGCCGAGGCCATGGACGACATCCTCCACGCATCTCTGCAGGTGGACGCGCAGATCGCCTCCCAGTACGCCTCCGTGGAGGGCAGGAGAACCTTCTTCCAGGAG atttgGGAGGAATCCTATCAGCGAGTGGCTAATGAGCAGGAGATTTATGAAG CCCAGCTCCATGACCTTCTCCAGCTGAGACAGGAGAACGCCTACTTGGGCACCATTGCCAGGCAGATCACGCCCTACATCCGCTCCATTGCCAAGGTGAAAGAGCGACTGGAACCCAG GTTTCAATCATCTGTGGATGAACAGTCAGAGAATCCACAAAACATGTACAACGACAGCGTGAATGGTGAGACCCAGGCCAG GAATGATCCAGTAGGTGtccc gaaaagagagaagacgTCAGAGCCAATAGGAAGCAGCTGGACTCTGACCAGTCTCACAGAAGAACTTCTGCTGAAAAGCAGAGATCATCACAGACACAAACAGAAAAACGGGGGTGGTACCCCCATGCGGAAGGAGTACCCAACTTAG
- the RPL22 gene encoding large ribosomal subunit protein eL22, which yields MAPVKKLVAKGGKKKKPALKFTLDCTHPVEDGIMDAANFEQFLQERIKVNGKAGNLGGGVVTIERSKSKITVTSEVPFSKRYLKYLTKKYLKKNNLRDWLRVVANSKESYELRYFQINQDEEEEEDED from the exons ATGGCGCCCGTG aaaaagcttgTAGCGAAGGGGGGCAAAAAAAAGAAGCCGGCTCTGAAGTTCACGCTCGACTGCACCCACCCCGTAGAAGATGGAATCATGGATGCTGCCAATTTT GAGCAGTTTCTTCAAGAAAGAATCAAAGTTAATGGAAAAGCTGGTAATCTCGGTGGAGGGGTCGTAACCATTGAAAGGAGCAAGAGCAAGATTACTGTAACCTCAGAGGTGCCTTTTTCCAAAAG GTATTTGAAATATCTcaccaaaaaatatttgaagaagaatAATCTACGTGATTGGTTGCGCGTAGTTGCTAACAGCAAGGAAAGCTATGAATTACGCTACTTCCAGATCAACcaggatgaagaggaggaggaagatgaggaTTGA